ATTTTAATCACTCCCTTTATGCCAAGAGCCTTTGAACAGATCTGCTCCTTCATCCTCTTATGAAACATTACAGTTTTGCACAATTTAAGGATGATCTTGTGACTGAAGCTCTGGACTAgcactcaggagatctggcttcacTGCCTGACTCTCCCACTGACTCCCATGTGACATTGTCTTGCTTGTCTGtgtagattgcaaactctttgggacagggactgtctctcactatatgTCTGTGGAGCGCCTGGCACAAAAGGCCCCAATCTTGGTTGATGCCTGAAGGCTCTACTGTAATaggaataattaataataagttGAAATTTCACCCTTGTAGATATTAATGGTCTTCCCTCCTGTGCCCTGTGCAGAAGCGGCTGATGGGAACTCTACTCTGGGAGGAGGAGCCGGCACTATGGGCCTCAGCACCAGGTATGGCCCCCAGTTCACACTGCAGCACGTCCCTGACTACAGGCAAAATGTATACATCCCCGGCAGCACTGCCACCCTCTCCAACTCCTCAGGTAAACGAGATGGGAAGAGCTCAGGCTCTTCAGGTGGAAACAAGAAGAAGTCtgggaagaaggagaagaagtAGAATTGACAGACCATCAGCAGCTTAGACCTACAGGGCAGACCCCTCCAGCactcccccaaatcacagcttAGGATAGAGGATGAATGTGAATTTTGTGATGAAAAAGCAGGAAACACTACGAATGTATGTCATCATCAGAGCTAGGAGTAGGGGCTCCTACTATTAGTCCTCATGATGAAAAATaattggaaacaaaacaaaacaaaaaaaataagtgCCCTGTTAATACTAACTAATATTTTATACTATCACTTGGGTAATTTAATGTTCAAGGATGTAAAATCTTTTAAACATGTCTTTGGATTTGGTTTGCTCCAGAATGGTCCAAGAAAGCCATGAGGCTTGTTCTTGGCTTTGCCCAGTGTAAATAATtgtaacatggatttttttttatttatatactttagatcattttcaaaaaaaaaaagttccccaAATTAGAACCCATGTTCCAGATTTTGATATTTAACTTTCCACTAGTGAATCTGACCCTGAGTAACCTTGAAATGGATTCCTAGTTACAAAGTTGGTAGGGAGTGCTTCAGTTCCTGTTTACCTATTATCCTAAAAGAAATAAGTGTTTACACTGCATGAGCCGATAGGAATAAGGCTAAGATGcgttttaaacattattttttttaagtgtgaccAGTGATGGCCtgaaatatgaaacaaaaatCATGATGTCTGAGAGACAGGGAATGCATTCAATCTGCAGTGGAAAAGATCTAAGTGCAGAGCATGCCACTAGCATTATTGAGCTATTCAAAACCTGTCCATATTGATTTAGAGGCCTCTATAGGACAAATTCATCTCCTCAATTCTTTGCAGtaaatatttatatgtatattaatGTTTTCCTGGAACTAAAGTTAAGAAAGTCCAAGTCCACTGCTGTGAGAACAAGGAGCTGCAGCTCCTTAAAGCAATGAAAAGCTAAGTCCATACCAAGGAATGATATTATCAGAGAATAAACTCTGATCTATTTGTATGGAATAGAGACTGAATGCTTCACATTTCTGCTCATTAAACTGCATGCAATACTCACCTCACATCTACAGTAGGACAGCTAACTCTACCAGATCTAGGGAAGTCATCATTGCATGCATGTACAGCATAGTGTAAATACACTGTGAGATAAGTGAGTCTCAGTGCAGGCCAAGCAGTGTCTATCTGGGAGTGGGGTTCAGTAATAAGTGGCACAATGTGTTATAAAGAGTCATTGCTCTGGCCTAGAGCAGTGATGAGATTTGCACATTCCATGTCTATGCAGAGCAGCCAAGGACAGCCTTTGTTCATTAGCCTTCAGAACTGGATACTCAGTAACTGACAGTTGATTTGATGGGACCAAGGGACCATGCTCACAAATAAGGGACCCAAGAACTGGAGCTGAGCACATGCCACTGACTGCAAAGCCAGTGGGCCTGAGAGCTGCTCTGGAGATGCTCACAGGAGGGCCCAGGTCAGTCAGGTGACCAAGAGGAAGGATACTGCTGGATCACACACTCATTCCAGCCCAGACTGTAACTGTACACAAGCAATTAGATGTGACTCAAAATCCACTGGATTTAGTCAGAAATATGGACAAGACTTTGCCTTGTTTTTGGTACCACTGGTACTGGGATTTTTACCACATTGATAGAATAGGATTGTCAGGAAGTAGGGTCTCTCCACTATGTGCCCTTTGTAACTATGTACTCTGCTGACTGTTGGTCCAGACACAGCAAAGAGAGAGCGTGCAGTGTGCCCTTAGCATTGAATCAGCTTGGCAGCGAGTCTCCACAAGCACCTAGTCAGTGAGGAAGGCTGTATTGTACCCTTAAGCCCCTCTTTAGCTAGAGAAGGGGGATGCCCTTTACACTGGGCCGGCTTCCCATATCAAAGTAAGTGGGAGGGACCTGGGAAGGAAAAGGCAAAGGCAAAGATACAGGGATAGCTATGCCAGGATTGTTTTAATTTCTAATGAATAACTCACCTGAGAAGATCCAGCCTTCTATGATCACTCAGATTAAACTTTCTCCAAGCAGCCAGGGTGCTTGCCTGGCCTGACGCAGCCCAGCGTCCGGCAGTATTCACCAGAGCATTGTGCACTAACTGATGCCTCGTTAGCCAATTGCTATCTCCTTGTGTCTAGAGAAACAGGACTTGTCTATGCGAAGAACTTGTCTGTGTATGATTTTTGTACTGATCCCAGTCACCCTCTGCGGTGGTTGCACTAGAAACAGTTTACACAGTTAGTAAGGCTTTTACAAACTAATGTAGTTATTATGTGACCCTTCTAGAAGTACTGTAGATGAATTGTAgtgtttatattttcttttaatcagCAATCTGAGTTAGTGTAGAGAGTGTTTTGTACTAGTGATGTGTTACTTTTATCTCAGTAAATAACTTGTGGACATCAGTATTTTCAATTTCTCTTTATCTTCTTTCTGTGTGATCTGTGCTCTAAGTGTATGTGAAATGAAACACACTTGTCCTTTCAATGTGTCTAATATTGAATTAtacttatatattatataaatgctTATATCCTCTTATATCCATATAGACCAATGTTCAATGTGCTACACGCAAGTTTTATACTCTAATATTtatattgctttttttctttgggaaaaaataataaaatggttTCTTCTGAACTGATTGTAAAGTTGTTCCTGAGAGAGTCtatctgcctgcctgcctgtctgcATAGCTTTCTATGTGACTGCTGTGTCTAGGCTGCAGACTTAGGTGACTAGCATAGGTATAGTAAATTATCATTCAACCTTCAGAAAGTGTTACAGAGGCTCATGCTGCAAGGTTTATTCCTGTGTAATGTAGTGAAAACGGTGAATTATCCCTTGAGCACCGGTGCTTGGTCTCCTGGCCTCTGTGGCCCCTAGCAAAGCATGGCTAGGAAGGATGCAGGCAGCCCCCTGAGGGGAATCCATGGCGTGAAGGGAGTAACGGCATTCTAAGTACTGCAAACTTAGGGCTAGTCCACACTGGcaatgtggctgtgtagtcgcggcagagggctgggagagagctctcccagcactctaaaaaaaccacctctacaaggggcatagctcccagtgctggaagCATGGCTCCCAGCGCTTGTACACTGTCTACACTcgtgctttacagcgctgaaacttgctgcgctcagaggagtgttttttcacacccctgagcgagaaagtagcagcactgtaaagtgccagtgtagacaagccctcaatctGCATACGCTTGCTCCTTTTTGGGGTTGGGTAGCAGAGCCCACACAGAAGTCTCTGCAGGCTTGTGGAGAAGAGCGAGTGTGCCATAGAGCTGGCAGCGGAGAGGAGTATGGGCACATACATTCCACAGATGGGAAATTGCTTTATGTTTATGAAGAGAAATGTCCCTGTTTTCTGTCCCCACCTCTCCAATCATTCTGACAGGGCCCAGTGCTCCCTCACCAACCCCACGGTCATCCGTGACAACGCCCATTGCTACCCCACCCCCTCTACCACCAGCAGTGAAAAGGCCCAGTGCTATTCCACCAACCCTCTCCCGTCACTGACAGGGCCCAGCATTCGCCCACCACCCCATCCACATCAGTGACAGGGCCCAacatcccccactcccctcccccgtcACTGACAGAGCCCAgcattcccccccctccccaagcccagcattcccccagccccctccccattcaGTGACAGGACCCAGcatttccccagccccctcccccgtcAGTGACACGACCCCGCAttcctccaccaccccatccaCATCACTGACAGGGCCCaatatcccccacccccctcccccatcactgaCAGAGCCCAGCATTCCCCCAACCCACTCCCCCATCAGTGACAGGGACCaacatccccccctcccctcccgcatcACTGACATAGTGCAGCACCCCAACACTCCAATCCCCATCAGTTACAGGGACCAGCCCTCCATCACCACCTCAACCTGTCAGTGACAAGACTCAGCACCCTCCTCAATCATCAAAGACAGGCCCCAATGTTGTCCCACCACAACACCCCCCAACAGTGACAGGGCCTAGTGCTCCCCATCACTGACAGGGTGTTGTTCTACCCCTCCTGCATCACTGACAATACCCAACG
This genomic window from Dermochelys coriacea isolate rDerCor1 chromosome 8, rDerCor1.pri.v4, whole genome shotgun sequence contains:
- the LOC119859844 gene encoding protocadherin gamma-B1-like isoform X26; amino-acid sequence: MFTKPSVSLGNGSGNSPPDRSCSTEQAQPNPDWRFSQAQRPGTSSSQNGEEGGAWPNNQFDTEMLQAMILASANEAADGNSTLGGGAGTMGLSTRYGPQFTLQHVPDYRQNVYIPGSTATLSNSSGKRDGKSSGSSGGNKKKSGKKEKK
- the LOC119859844 gene encoding protocadherin gamma-A1-like isoform X27; this encodes MLFLGNGSSILNTQKETAGEQAQPNPDWRFSQAQRPGTSSSQNGEEGGAWPNNQFDTEMLQAMILASANEAADGNSTLGGGAGTMGLSTRYGPQFTLQHVPDYRQNVYIPGSTATLSNSSGKRDGKSSGSSGGNKKKSGKKEKK
- the LOC119859844 gene encoding protocadherin gamma-B7-like isoform X32, whose translation is MRMDTRHREPDRVVRQQQAQPNPDWRFSQAQRPGTSSSQNGEEGGAWPNNQFDTEMLQAMILASANEAADGNSTLGGGAGTMGLSTRYGPQFTLQHVPDYRQNVYIPGSTATLSNSSGKRDGKSSGSSGGNKKKSGKKEKK
- the LOC119859844 gene encoding protocadherin gamma-B4-like isoform X34 codes for the protein MELSSNEQAQPNPDWRFSQAQRPGTSSSQNGEEGGAWPNNQFDTEMLQAMILASANEAADGNSTLGGGAGTMGLSTRYGPQFTLQHVPDYRQNVYIPGSTATLSNSSGKRDGKSSGSSGGNKKKSGKKEKK
- the LOC119859844 gene encoding protocadherin gamma-B7-like isoform X28, with amino-acid sequence MEIRRGEPIRAVARQQAQPNPDWRFSQAQRPGTSSSQNGEEGGAWPNNQFDTEMLQAMILASANEAADGNSTLGGGAGTMGLSTRYGPQFTLQHVPDYRQNVYIPGSTATLSNSSGKRDGKSSGSSGGNKKKSGKKEKK
- the LOC119859844 gene encoding protocadherin gamma-B7-like isoform X33 produces the protein MEIREPDRAVTRQQAQPNPDWRFSQAQRPGTSSSQNGEEGGAWPNNQFDTEMLQAMILASANEAADGNSTLGGGAGTMGLSTRYGPQFTLQHVPDYRQNVYIPGSTATLSNSSGKRDGKSSGSSGGNKKKSGKKEKK
- the LOC119859844 gene encoding protocadherin gamma-B7-like isoform X31, which produces MRGMETRQRPSGGAVTRQQAQPNPDWRFSQAQRPGTSSSQNGEEGGAWPNNQFDTEMLQAMILASANEAADGNSTLGGGAGTMGLSTRYGPQFTLQHVPDYRQNVYIPGSTATLSNSSGKRDGKSSGSSGGNKKKSGKKEKK
- the LOC119859844 gene encoding protocadherin gamma-B7-like isoform X30, encoding METGHIQTGRAVTRQQAQPNPDWRFSQAQRPGTSSSQNGEEGGAWPNNQFDTEMLQAMILASANEAADGNSTLGGGAGTMGLSTRYGPQFTLQHVPDYRQNVYIPGSTATLSNSSGKRDGKSSGSSGGNKKKSGKKEKK
- the LOC119859844 gene encoding protocadherin gamma-B7-like isoform X29, producing METRHREPGQAVTRQQAQPNPDWRFSQAQRPGTSSSQNGEEGGAWPNNQFDTEMLQAMILASANEAADGNSTLGGGAGTMGLSTRYGPQFTLQHVPDYRQNVYIPGSTATLSNSSGKRDGKSSGSSGGNKKKSGKKEKK
- the LOC119859844 gene encoding protocadherin gamma-A4-like isoform X35 is translated as MQAQPNPDWRFSQAQRPGTSSSQNGEEGGAWPNNQFDTEMLQAMILASANEAADGNSTLGGGAGTMGLSTRYGPQFTLQHVPDYRQNVYIPGSTATLSNSSGKRDGKSSGSSGGNKKKSGKKEKK